GGTTACTACTCCCCCACAAGCCGTTACGGCACACCGGACCAGTTTAGACACTTCGTGGACCTCTGCCACCAGAACGAAATCGGCGTGATCGTGGACTGGGTTCCGGCCCACTTCCCGAAAGACGCTCACGCTCTCGGCCGTTTCGACGGCACCGCCTGTTACGAACATGCCGACCCGCGCCAGGGTGAACACCCGCACTGGGGCACCTACATCTTTAACCTGGGCCGCAACGAAGTCAAGAACTTCCTTATCGCAAACGCCATGTACTGGCTCAAGGAATTCCACTGCGACGGCCTGCGAGTTGACGCCGTGGCCTCGATGCTTTACCTCGACTACGGCAAGGGCCCCGGCCAGTGGGTGCCGAACAAGGACGGCGGCAACATCAACTACGATACGCTCGAATTCCTGAAGCACCTGAACAGCATCATGGGCCGCCTCACGCCGCATGCGATTTTGATTGCCGAAGAATCCACCAGCTTCCCCTCTATCACGCGTCCGCCTGAACAGGGAGGCCTCGGCTTCCACTACAAGTGGAACATGGGCTGGATGAACGACTTCCTCAGCTACATTCAGCACGAACCGATTCACCGTAAGTACCACCACAACCAGCTGACCTTCAGCATGGTGTACGCCTACAGCGAAAACTTCATCCAGGTGTTCAGCCACGACGAAGTGGTGCACGGCAAGGGTTCCATGCTCGGCAAGATGCCGGGCGACAACTGGCAGAAGTTTGCAAACCTCCGCCTCACCTACGCCTTCCAGTACGCGCACCCGGGCAAGAAGCTCAACTTCATGGGCAACGAGTTCGGCCAATTCCGCGAATGGAACGAAAAGCGCTCGCTCGACTGGCACCTGATCAGCTGGGATAGCCACGGCAAGCTCCTCGAAATGATGAAGGTACTGAACCACCTGTACAAGGAAAACGCCCCGTTCTGGGAAATCGACCACTACTACACCGGTTTTGAATGGATCTGGTGCGACGATGCCGACAATTCCATCGTGAGTTTCGTCCGCAAGGACGACCACGGGAACCAGATTCTGTGCGTGTTCAACTTCACGCCGGTGGTCCGCAACGACTACCGCCTGGGCGCTCCGACCCGCGGCAAGTGGAAGGAAATCTTCAACACCGATGCCGCTATGTTCGGAGGTTCTAACGTGGGTAACTTTGGCGAAGTCTGGACGCAGGACATTCCGTGGCAGAACCGCGAATGCAGCCTGAACATCAAGCTTCCGCCGCTTGCTGCAGTCTATTTCCGCCTGGAACGCTAAGAATTTAAGACAAACTAAACATCTTCTGAATTCTGAATACAGAAATCTG
The Fibrobacter sp. UWH4 DNA segment above includes these coding regions:
- the glgB gene encoding 1,4-alpha-glucan branching protein GlgB, with the translated sequence MEWNDFTSLTSEDMRAIWDFSTKDPFSILGIHPLNTDRGVKTVIRAYQPQASFIRGESCDGEYEFDFMKIGNTGFFEAILDKEYEPFFYNLIIKQDDGNEYTLTDPYAFLPVLSDFDRHLISSGTHYELYRKLGANLVEHQGFKGVHFAVWAPNAHAVSVVGSFNSWDGRRNQMRMLGSSGIWEIFIPNIGENELYRFEIHGADGNLHVKVDPLAKLSEVRPATASITTHLDGYEWGDDLYMSTHWATKVFGSPMNIYEVHAGSWRRAPANPDRFLNWDELAETLIPYLKEMGYTHVEFLPLAEHPLDESWGYQVTGYYSPTSRYGTPDQFRHFVDLCHQNEIGVIVDWVPAHFPKDAHALGRFDGTACYEHADPRQGEHPHWGTYIFNLGRNEVKNFLIANAMYWLKEFHCDGLRVDAVASMLYLDYGKGPGQWVPNKDGGNINYDTLEFLKHLNSIMGRLTPHAILIAEESTSFPSITRPPEQGGLGFHYKWNMGWMNDFLSYIQHEPIHRKYHHNQLTFSMVYAYSENFIQVFSHDEVVHGKGSMLGKMPGDNWQKFANLRLTYAFQYAHPGKKLNFMGNEFGQFREWNEKRSLDWHLISWDSHGKLLEMMKVLNHLYKENAPFWEIDHYYTGFEWIWCDDADNSIVSFVRKDDHGNQILCVFNFTPVVRNDYRLGAPTRGKWKEIFNTDAAMFGGSNVGNFGEVWTQDIPWQNRECSLNIKLPPLAAVYFRLER